A genomic region of Candidatus Rokuibacteriota bacterium contains the following coding sequences:
- a CDS encoding cbb3-type cytochrome c oxidase subunit I, which translates to MPPLVRRYIKTAFGFMLLGMLAGAVVSVTQGVLDRAAPRLVVVAHVHVLLVGFVLMLIIGVATWMFPRPAREDTRYRPELAEAIYWLMTLATALRFAAEVAGAYWPDAGFRLLVTAAGLGQVIAAALFVFNIWTRVRAPSILRES; encoded by the coding sequence ATGCCGCCGCTGGTCCGTCGCTATATCAAGACGGCCTTCGGCTTCATGCTGCTCGGGATGCTCGCGGGAGCCGTCGTCTCCGTCACCCAGGGCGTACTCGACCGGGCCGCGCCCCGCCTCGTCGTGGTGGCGCACGTTCACGTCCTGCTCGTCGGGTTCGTGCTGATGCTGATCATCGGTGTGGCCACGTGGATGTTCCCGCGGCCGGCCCGGGAGGACACGCGCTACCGGCCGGAGCTGGCCGAGGCCATCTACTGGCTCATGACGCTGGCGACCGCCCTCCGCTTCGCCGCCGAGGTCGCAGGGGCGTACTGGCCGGACGCGGGCTTCAGGCTCCTCGTCACGGCGGCAGGGCTCGGTCAGGTCATTGCTGCGGCGCTCTTTGTCTTCAACATCTGGACCCGGGTGCGCGCTCCTTCGATCCTGCGGGAGTCGTGA
- a CDS encoding CBS domain-containing protein, producing MRVRDFMSVSPITVDPKTPVAEARELMQRHRIRHLLVVEREQLLGIITDRDIRLNLPSPATSLSIWEINYLLAKLTVDRVMTRAVMTIAPRRPVADAVRLMLEHRIGALPVTERERVEGLITETALLRVLDKQLGERAGAAAAGIA from the coding sequence ATGCGAGTTCGTGACTTCATGAGCGTGTCACCGATCACCGTGGACCCGAAGACGCCCGTGGCCGAGGCCCGCGAGCTGATGCAGCGCCATCGGATCCGGCACCTCCTCGTCGTCGAGCGGGAGCAGCTGCTGGGCATTATCACCGACCGGGATATCCGCCTGAATCTCCCCTCGCCGGCGACCAGCCTCTCCATCTGGGAGATCAACTACCTGCTCGCCAAGCTGACCGTGGACCGGGTGATGACCCGCGCGGTGATGACGATCGCGCCGCGCCGGCCGGTGGCTGACGCGGTGCGGCTCATGCTCGAGCACAGGATCGGTGCCCTCCCGGTCACGGAGCGCGAGCGCGTCGAGGGACTCATCACCGAGACCGCCCTGCTCCGGGTCCTGGACAAGCAGCTCGGAGAGCGCGCCGGGGCTGCCGCCGCGGGCATCGCCTGA
- a CDS encoding adenylyl-sulfate kinase has translation MSWAIWITGLPGSGKTALARAVAAALRARGRAVRVLELDAVRKVLTPEPTYTGDEREIVYRALVYMAKLLVEAGVPVVIDATGHRRAWRELARALIPLFAEVELRCPLPLCIERERKRHGGLAPAGIYERAGEPGSTVPGVDVPYEESRGAELVLDSNSMDLWAQAQEVLYLARRLCRQAARKEHCRPIRSREAYRLYFQQWEEDEDASS, from the coding sequence ATGAGCTGGGCGATCTGGATCACAGGGCTACCGGGAAGCGGCAAGACCGCGCTCGCCCGGGCGGTCGCTGCGGCGCTGAGAGCGCGCGGCAGGGCGGTGAGGGTGCTCGAGCTCGACGCGGTTCGAAAAGTTCTCACGCCCGAGCCCACCTATACCGGGGATGAGCGCGAGATCGTGTATCGAGCGCTGGTCTACATGGCGAAGCTCCTGGTGGAGGCAGGAGTCCCCGTGGTCATCGACGCCACCGGGCATCGCAGGGCGTGGCGCGAGCTGGCGCGGGCGCTGATCCCGCTCTTCGCCGAGGTCGAGCTCCGCTGCCCGCTGCCGCTCTGCATCGAGCGGGAGCGGAAGCGACACGGTGGGCTTGCACCCGCGGGCATATACGAGCGCGCCGGCGAGCCCGGCTCCACGGTCCCCGGCGTGGATGTGCCCTACGAGGAGTCGCGCGGCGCCGAGCTGGTGCTGGACTCGAACTCCATGGACCTCTGGGCTCAGGCCCAGGAGGTCCTCTACCTGGCGCGACGGCTCTGCCGCCAGGCGGCGCGGAAGGAGCACTGTCGGCCGATCCGGTCGCGTGAGGCATACCGCCTGTACTTTCAGCAGTGGGAGGAGGACGAAGATGCGAGTTCGTGA